The following are from one region of the Methanorbis furvi genome:
- a CDS encoding PGF-CTERM sorting domain-containing protein: TAPVTTTATPTTPGFGAFIALAGLGAVALLVLRRN; the protein is encoded by the coding sequence CTACCGCTCCTGTAACCACCACCGCAACCCCGACTACTCCGGGATTCGGCGCATTCATTGCACTTGCAGGACTTGGTGCAGTAGCACTTCTCGTACTCCGCCGCAACTAA